The Salinispora tropica CNB-440 genome has a window encoding:
- a CDS encoding acyl-CoA dehydrogenase family protein, which translates to MKLTPSAEQDQFAAALHAMLTEADIPTVARQWAADNPAPGQVVWRRLAELGVTGLAVPARWGGLAAHPADVVVACEVLGHHALPGPAAESIAALPMLLTTLGDDALCESWLPRLASGEVIGTLAVAPHVPYATDADVVSLVLRADEQTLRLGAPGPRLRSVDDTRRLVEVADGALLATGPAVGPAVAHALNAGALACAAQLLGAGHALLETTLRYAGQRTQFDQPIGQFQAVKHLLADVAIGLEFARPLLYAAAVALADHPSTAARDISAAKVACADAAQRAARTALQVHGAIGYARESGLGSWLTKVWALARTWGTQSFHRDRIRTALAAGELT; encoded by the coding sequence ATGAAGCTAACTCCCTCCGCGGAGCAGGACCAGTTCGCCGCCGCCCTGCACGCGATGTTGACCGAGGCGGACATTCCCACCGTCGCCCGCCAGTGGGCCGCCGACAACCCGGCTCCCGGGCAGGTGGTCTGGCGCCGACTGGCGGAGCTCGGCGTAACCGGTCTGGCGGTGCCGGCACGGTGGGGCGGCCTGGCCGCGCACCCGGCCGATGTCGTCGTCGCCTGCGAGGTACTCGGGCACCACGCCCTGCCCGGTCCGGCCGCCGAATCCATCGCCGCCCTGCCTATGTTGCTCACGACCCTCGGCGACGACGCGCTCTGCGAATCCTGGCTGCCCCGGCTCGCCAGCGGCGAGGTGATCGGAACACTCGCCGTGGCACCGCACGTGCCGTATGCGACGGACGCCGACGTCGTGTCCCTGGTTCTCCGTGCGGATGAGCAGACGCTGCGCCTCGGGGCGCCGGGGCCGCGACTACGCTCCGTGGACGACACCCGACGATTGGTCGAGGTGGCCGACGGCGCGCTGCTGGCGACCGGCCCGGCGGTCGGCCCGGCGGTCGCCCACGCCCTCAACGCCGGCGCGCTGGCCTGCGCGGCGCAGCTCCTCGGAGCGGGCCACGCGCTACTCGAGACGACCCTCCGGTATGCCGGTCAACGCACCCAGTTCGACCAACCGATCGGGCAGTTCCAGGCGGTCAAGCACCTCCTCGCCGACGTGGCGATCGGCCTCGAGTTCGCCCGGCCGCTGCTGTACGCCGCCGCCGTCGCCCTCGCCGACCATCCATCCACGGCTGCCCGCGACATCTCCGCCGCGAAGGTGGCGTGCGCCGACGCCGCCCAGCGGGCCGCCCGCACGGCCCTCCAGGTGCACGGGGCGATCGGATACGCCCGAGAGTCCGGCCTCGGCTCCTGGCTGACCAAAGTCTGGGCGCTGGCTCGGACCTGGGGCACCCAGTCCTTCCACCGCGACCGGATCAGG